One Salminus brasiliensis chromosome 5, fSalBra1.hap2, whole genome shotgun sequence DNA segment encodes these proteins:
- the prr35 gene encoding proline-rich protein 35, producing MPKEECKVAPSCKQHKERKPKKPHYIPRPFGKPYNYKCFQCPFTCMEKSHLYNHMKYSLCKNSLSLLIESDWPYKKGNLLHSDQLRLQQGALSSRNSPAKEPPEGGAVVEDGPAQAQNLDLNFEAEDMETEEREAEGTSSQSEATEASVNGTANDSTKQEAELVMADVFSLEEQLLRARSVEVEAKLRHYRLSKTCLSGPAALLSEQFRLLSNQAQNPKPKSDGLPTGSLPCYPPPLTSGQLDCPEAPSLNLSLLGVGYPLTPVTPGLFSYLNPALSAASAAAAAVTTATGPAQISPLPFLASAAQLTHTHTHSDRALLTPPRLYYPFLCEHTFGDQAKAMKSSVSLDPAAPTYSPKLSMWKVPALRPANSQSSNTAWTSPSRPTADRLPAREAKEQGLKRAAAAVDSHNAPGEKKAALSFPLDRATPTATITADRLLLHSSLHSQAGLDERFSVSPSSLGSSPHHSSERVREPGEEKERGMESCAAALLRDLSSALQEYQHAERQAALQPEQCHLWAHLGKIRSELSHIQQALERTSRQSDGPLDLSVKKDAVAMAIAAAGARQQGLPGDGKEAKEETWCSETEEEEEERDEGETEEDGSDLKERRKRSLDVLIKLNQSGMPMVKPGITLVKSGVSMVKSEVLPGGVGGGLALRAAEAEALWHSRTTKCEADSSVLLCSKTPNRPPSIQHLDTVCPPSPLTANDA from the exons ATGCCGAAGGAGGAGTGTAAAGTGGCTCCGAGCTGTAAGCAGCACAAGGAGCGGAAGCCGAAGAAGCCGCACTACATCCCGCGTCCCTTCGGAAAGCCATACAACTACAAGTGCTTCCAGTGTCCGTTCACCTGCATGGAGAAGTCCCACCTGTACAACCACATGAAGTACAGCCTGTGTAAGAACTCCCTGTCTCTGCTCATAGAGTCCGACTGGCCCTACAAGAAAGGCAACCTGCTCCATTCGGACCAACTCCGGCTCCAGCAAGGGGCGCTGAGTTCTCGTAACAGCCCAGCCAAGGAGCCGCCAGAAGGGGGTGCGGTGGTAGAGGACGGTCCAGCTCAGGCCCAGAATTTGGATCTCAACTTTGAGGCCGAAGATATGGAAACGGAAGAGCGAGAAGCAGAGGGAACATCCAGCCAATCGGAAGCCACGGAGGCGAGTGTAAACGGCACAGCCAAtgacagcaccaagcaggaggCGGAGCTTGTGATGGCTGACGTGTTTTCACTGGAGGAGCAGCTGCTAAGGGCGCGGTCAGTAGAAGTGGAGGCCAAACTGCGACATTACAGACTGTCCAAAACGTGCCTGTCCGGCCCGGCCGCACTTCTGTCCGAACAGTTCCGTCTCCTTAGCAACCAGGCGCAGAACCCAAAGCCCAAGTCGGACGGTCTGCCCACTGGATCGCTCCCCTGCTACCCTCCACCCTTGACCTCGGGCCAGCTGGACTGCCCTGAAGCCCCCAGCCTCAACCTTTCACTCCTGGGGGTTGGATATCCCTTGACCCCTGTAACCCCTGGACTCTTTTCCTACCTTAATCCTGCCCTCAGTGCagccagtgctgctgctgctgctgttaccaCGGCAACCGGCCCAGCTCAGATCAGCCCACTGCCCTTCTTGGCATCGGCGGctcaactcacacacactcacacacattcggACCGGGCGTTGCTGACCCCACCTAGACTGTACTATCCCTTCCTCTGCGAGCACACTTTCG GAGACCAGGCGAAGGCCATGAAGTCCAGCGTATCTCTGGACCCTGCTGCCCCCACCTACTCACCCAAACTCAGCATGTGGAAGGTTCCAGCACTCAGGCCAGCTAACTCCCAGAGCTCCAACACCGCCTGGACCTCGCCCAGCCGCCCTACAGCAGACAGGCTGCCGGCCCGGGAAGCTAAAGAGCAGGGCCTGAAGAGGGCAGCGGCTGCTGTGgactcccacaatgcaccaggGGAGAAGAAGGCAGCGCTGTCGTTTCCACTTGACCGGGCCACGCCCACTGCGACCATTACAGCTGACCGGCTTCTGCTGCACAGCAG tCTTCACTCTCAGGCTGGGCTGGATGAGCGTTTCTCCGTCAGCCCCTCCAGTCTGGGTTCCTCACCCCACCACAGTtcggagagagtgagggagccgGGCGAGGAGAAGGAGCGAGGGATGGAAAGCTGTGCGGCCGCTCTGCTGCGTGACCTCTCCTCAGCGCTGCAGGAGTACCAGCATGCCGAGCGGCAGGCGGCCCTGCAACCTGAGCAGTGCCACCTGTGGGCCCACCTGGGAAAGATCCGCTCCGAGCTGTCCCACATCCAGCAGGCGCTGGAGCGGACCTCCCGCCAGAGCGACGGGCCCTTAGACCTGTCTGTCAAGAAGGATGCGGTCGCCATGGCGATTGCGGCAGCAGGTGCCAGGCAACAAGGCCTTCCAGGAGATGGGAAGGAGGCGAAAGAGGAGACGTGGTGCTCTGAGacggaggaggaagaggaggagagggacgAGGGGGAGACGGAGGAGGATGGGAGCGACCTGAAGGAGAGACGGAAGCGCTCCCTGGACGTCCTGATCAAGCTCAACCAGTCGGGCATGCCCATGGTGAAGCCAGGCATCACCCTGGTGAAGTCGGGCGTTTCCATGGTGAAGTCTGAGGTCCTGCCCGGTGGGGTCGGCGGGGGCTTAGCGCTGAGGGCAGCTGAGGCAGAAGCTTTATGGCACAGCAGAACCACCAAGTGTGAGGCGGATTCCAGCGTGCTGCTGTGCTCAAAAACCCCAAACCGACCCCCATCCATCCAGCACCTGGACACTGTGTGCCCTCCCAGTCCACTGACAGCGAACGATGCCTAA